In the Malus domestica chromosome 16, GDT2T_hap1 genome, one interval contains:
- the LOC103404817 gene encoding serine/threonine-protein kinase 54-like → MEGKRAGFGSGKKAAGNIDIRSLDQQLARHLDRLCSMEKKEKTKELLDGQESQVIRDDNTRVVAAIKPAKEEEEWQIVPDKLFVKQVFARGTFGSVHRGLYDGQQVAVKFLEWGEEGQNTKAQIASLQNDFRREVSVWHKLDHPNITKFIGAATKTSKLKSHSKVEISPNSACVIAEYLSGGTLKSYLIKHRERKLPLKTVKQMALDLARGLSYLHSKNIVHRDVKSENLLLDKDGRVKIADFGVARFQASNSSEMTGYTGTAGYMAPEVIENKPYDEKCDVYSFGICLWEMYRCDMPYRNVGFSELTSAVVNDNLRPEIPKGCPSSLAKVMIRCWDSKPNRRPEMAEVVSMLEAIDFSENKGLGCFSIFSCKQ, encoded by the exons ATGGAGGGCAAACGAGCAGGCTTTGGAAGTGGAAAGAAGGCTGCGGGCAATATCGACATACGAAGTTTGGACCAACAGTTGGCGAGGCATCTCGACCGACTATGCTCaatggagaagaaggagaagacgaAAGAGTTGCTTGACGGCCAAGAAAGCCAAGTCATCAGAGACGACAACACCAGAGTTGTTGCGGCCATCAAGCCGgcaaaagaggaggaggagtggCAAATCGTGCCGGATAAACTCTTCGTGAAGCAAGTTTTCGCCCGTGGAACGTTTGGTTCCGTCCATAGAGGCCTCTACGACGGCCAACAAGTCGCAG TCAAATTTTTGGAGTGGGGAGAAGAAGGCCAAAACACAAAAGCTCAAATAGCTTCTTTGCAAAACGATTTTAGACGGGAGGTTTCTGTTTGGCATAAACTTGATCACCCCAACATTACCAAG tTCATTGGAGCCGCAACAAAaacatcaaaactaaaatcccaCAGTAAGGTAGAGATAAGCCCTAACTCCGCCTGCGTTATCGCGGAGTATCTTTCCGGCGGTACGCTAAAATCTTACCTCATAAAGCACCGGGAAAGGAAGCTACCTCTCAAGACTGTCAAACAAATGGCACTTGATCTTGCTAGAGG GTTGAGTTACTTGCACAGCAAGAATATTGTTCATCGAGATGTGAAATCGGAAAACCTGCTTCTTGACAAGGACGGTAGGGTAAAGATAGCGGATTTCGGCGTTGCTCGTTTCCAGGCTTCGAATTCAAGCGAGATGACAGGCTACACCGGCACAGCTGGATACATGGCGCCTGAG GTCATAGAAAATAAACCATATGACGAAAAATGTGACGTTTACAGCTTCGGAATTTGCTTATGGGAGATGTATCGCTGCGATATGCCATATCGTAACGTCGGATTCTCAGAATTGACTTCAGCAGTTGTGAATGAC AATTTAAGACCAGAGATACCGAAGGGTTGCCCTAGCTCCTTAGCTAAAGTGATGATCAGGTGCTGGGATTCAAAACCGAACAGAAGGCCAGAAATGGCAGAGGTTGTCTCGATGCTAGAGGCAATTGACTTTTCAGAAAATAAAGGTTTGGGTTGCTTCTCCATCTTCAGCTGCAAACAGTAA
- the LOC103431857 gene encoding uncharacterized protein has product MGARANEDLVQFTDSIYQDRSLSKHVRDNVHGIIYLEPLFLKFIDTAQFQRLRDLKQLGLAHMVYPGAVHSRFEHSLGVYWLAGEAINKIKLYHEDLKIDSFDRTTVKLAGLLHDIGHGPFSHMFEREFLPRVINGCTWSHEEMSVNMIDYIVEENNIDIDSAVLKRVKELILASSNHGEQNSMTKNRFLYDIVANGRTGIDVDKFDYMVRDSRACGIGCSFQFERLMETMRVIDDEICYRASDYLTVHKLFATRADLHRTVYTHAKVKAVELMAIDAMCLANSAFKIAESIQSAAEFWKLDDTILKRIETSDDPELKEAKDLIHRIRRRDLYQFCNEYSVPKENLEHFKDITPEDIVCSQKSGSVTLKEEDVAVCTVKIDLTHGTKNPLERINFFKDYESALNGEKFPIQDDRISHLLPTFYQDKIVRVYAKKPGVVAAVCEAFENYQMKTYGRTEQVHATPKKKQRQA; this is encoded by the exons ATGGGAGCGCGTGCGAATGAAGACTTGGTGCAGTTCACCGATAGCATCTATCAGGACCGGAGCTTGTCGAAGCATGTTCGCGATAACGTCCATGGAATCATCTATCTCGAGCCG CTTTTCTTGAAGTTCATCGACACTGCACAGTTTCAGAG GCTCCGTGATCTTAAACAACTTG GTCTGGCACACATGGTTTACCCTGGGGCTGTACATTCTCGGTTTGAGCATTCACTCGGGGTGTATTGGCTGGCTGGTGAAGCTATCAATAAAATTAAACTCTACCAT GAGGACCTCAAAATTGATTCTTTTGACAGGACAACAGTAAAACTTGCTG GACTACTGCATGATATCGGCCATGGGCCGTTCAGCCACATGTTTGAGCGCGAGTTTCTTCCTCGGGTTATTAACGGGTGCACATG GTCTCATGAGGAGATGTCTGTGAACATGATTGACTACATTGTCGAAGAGAACAATATTGATATTGATTCTGCAGTGCTTAAAAGGGTGAAG GAACTGATCCTTGCTAGCTCCAACCATGGGGAACAGAAT AGCATGACAAAGAATCGTTTCTtgtatgatattgttgcaaatGGGCGAACTGGAATAGATGTTGACAA GTTTGATTACATGGTGCGTGACTCCCGAGCATGTGGTATAGGCTGTAGTTTTCAGTTCGAAAG GCTGATGGAAACTATGAGAGTTATAGATGATGAGATATGTTATCGTGCTAGTGATT ATCTGACAGTCCACAAGCTCTTTGCCACTCGTGCTGATCTGCATCGAACCGTGTACACACATGCTAAAGTGAAG GCTGTTGAACTCATGGCCATTGATGCTATGTGCCTTGCAAATAGTGCTTTTAAAATTGCAGAATCAATTCAAAGCGCAGCTGAGTTTTGGAAG TTGGATGACACAATTTTGAAGAGGATTGAAACTTCTGATGACCCTGAACTCAAGGAAGCTAAGGATTTGATCCATCGCATTCGAAGAAGGGATCTTTACCAG TTCTGCAACGAGTATTCTGTTCCAAAGGAAAACCTAGAGCATTTCAAAGACATCACGCCTGAAGACATAGTTTGTTCCCAG AAATCTGGTAGTGTTACACTCAAGGAAGAGGATGTTGCAGTATGCACTGTTAAAATTGATTTGACTCATGGAACCAAGAACCCTCTTGAAAG AATCAATTTTTTCAAG GATTATGAGAGTGCTCTAAATGGTGAAAAGTTTCCGATCCAAGATGATCGCATAAGTCACTTGCTTCCAACATTCTATCAAGACAAGATAGTCAGGGTGTACGCGAAGAAGCCCGGAGTG GTTGCAGCAGTTTGCGAGGCCTTTGAGAATTATCAGATGAAAACATACGGACGGACAGAACAGGTACATGCAACTCCTAAGAAGAAACAACGCCAAGCCTGA
- the LOC108173010 gene encoding uncharacterized protein isoform X2: MGCMWLRRILLRPTSLPPQKPPMAALLTPATLQNPVSSPFLKPSTPSLTPLASSHRRLLSTAASCSPPRPLVSVDETSFDSGGERSGITNRSSKVLLKGMRYDELEKWVQSHGYRPGQALMLWKRIYGNGIWAHHSDQLEGLNKDFKKMLSESAEFKALALKQVITAADGTRKILFTLEDGLVIETVVIPSVASDSRSRNTVCVSSQVGCAMNCQFCYTGRMGLRRNLTAAEIVEQAVFARSLFTSEVGDITNVVFMGMGEPLQNIDNVLKAADIMLHDQGLYFSPRKVTVSTSGLVPQMRRFLKESNCALAVSLNATTDEVRNWIMPINRKYKLDLLLQTLREELRFKSNYKVLFEYVMLAGINDSIEDAKRLADLVQGIPCKINLLSFNPHSGSQFRPTSEEKMVEFRNLLAELGCRVFLRSSRGDDQMAACGQLGNPDVVQAPLLRVPEQFKMAVEVSA, encoded by the exons ATGGGCTGTATGTGGTTGAGACGAATCCTGCTCAGACCAACCTCTCTGCCGCCGCAGAAGCCTCCCATGGCCGCCTTGTTAACCCCTGCCACACTCCAAAACCCCGTCTCCTCTCCCTTTCTGAAACCTTCTACGCCATCTCTCACTCCTCTTGCCTCCTCCCACCGCCGCCTTCTCTCAACAGCCGCGTCCTGTTCTCCTCCACGTCCTCTCGTCTCCGTCGACGAAACTTCCTTCGATTCCG GTGGTGAAAGGAGTGGGATTACGAACCGGAGCTCGAAAGTGCTTCTCAAGGGCATGCGATACGATGAACTTGAA AAATGGGTTCAGTCACATGGGTACAGGCCTGGCCAGGCTCTAATGCTATGGAAACGTATATACGGGAATGGTATTTGGGCGCATCACAGTGATCAACTAGAAG GCTTGAACAAAGATTTTAAGAAGATGTTGAGTGAGAGTGCTGAGTTCAAGGCATTGGCTTTGAAACAAGTTATTACCGCGGCTGATGGAACTAGAAAG ATTCTGTTCACTTTGGAAGATGGATTGGTGATAGAAACTGTCGTCATACCTAGCGTCGCTAGCGATAGTCGTAGCAGGAATACTGTTTGCGTTTCGAGTCAAGTGGGCTGTGCCATGAATTGTCAATTCTGCTACACTGGCAG GATGGGTCTAAGGAGGAACCTGACTGCAGCTGAGATTGTAGAGCAGGCTGTATTTGCACGGTCCTTGTTCACAAGTGAAGTTGGCGACATTACGAATGTTGTATTTATG GGAATGGGAGAACCACTTCAGAACATTGACAATGTTCTTAAAGCTGCAGACATAATGCTACATGATCAAGGCCTATATTTCAGTCCTCGAAAGGTCACAGTTTCAACAAGTGGGCTGGTTCCCCAGATGAGGCGTTTCCTTAAGGAATCTAATTGTGCTTTAGCCGTTAGTTTGAATGCAACGACAGATGAG GTCAGAAACTGGATCATGCCAATTAACCGGAAATATAAATTAGACTTGCTTCTTCAGACCCTAAGGGAGGAACTTCGCTTCAAGAGTAACTACAAAGTTCTTTTTGAATATGTGATGCTTGCAGGAATAAATGACAG CATAGAGGATGCGAAGAGGCTTGCTGATCTTGTTCAGGGAATTCCATGCAAGATCAACCTCCTCTCATTTAACCCTCATAGCGGATCCCAATTCAGACCAACCAGCGAGGAGAAGATGGTTGAGTTTCGGAATCTCTTGGCTGAGTTAGGGTGCCGTGTCTTCTTGCGGTCGAGTAGAGGTGATGATCAGATGGCTGCCTGTGGTCAGCTTGGCAATCCCGATGTAGTCCAAGCTCCCTTGCTTCGCGTGCCCGAGCAATTCAAAATGGCAGTGGAAGTCTCTGCGTGA
- the LOC108173010 gene encoding uncharacterized protein isoform X1 — MGCMWLRRILLRPTSLPPQKPPMAALLTPATLQNPVSSPFLKPSTPSLTPLASSHRRLLSTAASCSPPRPLVSVDETSFDSAGGERSGITNRSSKVLLKGMRYDELEKWVQSHGYRPGQALMLWKRIYGNGIWAHHSDQLEGLNKDFKKMLSESAEFKALALKQVITAADGTRKILFTLEDGLVIETVVIPSVASDSRSRNTVCVSSQVGCAMNCQFCYTGRMGLRRNLTAAEIVEQAVFARSLFTSEVGDITNVVFMGMGEPLQNIDNVLKAADIMLHDQGLYFSPRKVTVSTSGLVPQMRRFLKESNCALAVSLNATTDEVRNWIMPINRKYKLDLLLQTLREELRFKSNYKVLFEYVMLAGINDSIEDAKRLADLVQGIPCKINLLSFNPHSGSQFRPTSEEKMVEFRNLLAELGCRVFLRSSRGDDQMAACGQLGNPDVVQAPLLRVPEQFKMAVEVSA; from the exons ATGGGCTGTATGTGGTTGAGACGAATCCTGCTCAGACCAACCTCTCTGCCGCCGCAGAAGCCTCCCATGGCCGCCTTGTTAACCCCTGCCACACTCCAAAACCCCGTCTCCTCTCCCTTTCTGAAACCTTCTACGCCATCTCTCACTCCTCTTGCCTCCTCCCACCGCCGCCTTCTCTCAACAGCCGCGTCCTGTTCTCCTCCACGTCCTCTCGTCTCCGTCGACGAAACTTCCTTCGATTCCG CAGGTGGTGAAAGGAGTGGGATTACGAACCGGAGCTCGAAAGTGCTTCTCAAGGGCATGCGATACGATGAACTTGAA AAATGGGTTCAGTCACATGGGTACAGGCCTGGCCAGGCTCTAATGCTATGGAAACGTATATACGGGAATGGTATTTGGGCGCATCACAGTGATCAACTAGAAG GCTTGAACAAAGATTTTAAGAAGATGTTGAGTGAGAGTGCTGAGTTCAAGGCATTGGCTTTGAAACAAGTTATTACCGCGGCTGATGGAACTAGAAAG ATTCTGTTCACTTTGGAAGATGGATTGGTGATAGAAACTGTCGTCATACCTAGCGTCGCTAGCGATAGTCGTAGCAGGAATACTGTTTGCGTTTCGAGTCAAGTGGGCTGTGCCATGAATTGTCAATTCTGCTACACTGGCAG GATGGGTCTAAGGAGGAACCTGACTGCAGCTGAGATTGTAGAGCAGGCTGTATTTGCACGGTCCTTGTTCACAAGTGAAGTTGGCGACATTACGAATGTTGTATTTATG GGAATGGGAGAACCACTTCAGAACATTGACAATGTTCTTAAAGCTGCAGACATAATGCTACATGATCAAGGCCTATATTTCAGTCCTCGAAAGGTCACAGTTTCAACAAGTGGGCTGGTTCCCCAGATGAGGCGTTTCCTTAAGGAATCTAATTGTGCTTTAGCCGTTAGTTTGAATGCAACGACAGATGAG GTCAGAAACTGGATCATGCCAATTAACCGGAAATATAAATTAGACTTGCTTCTTCAGACCCTAAGGGAGGAACTTCGCTTCAAGAGTAACTACAAAGTTCTTTTTGAATATGTGATGCTTGCAGGAATAAATGACAG CATAGAGGATGCGAAGAGGCTTGCTGATCTTGTTCAGGGAATTCCATGCAAGATCAACCTCCTCTCATTTAACCCTCATAGCGGATCCCAATTCAGACCAACCAGCGAGGAGAAGATGGTTGAGTTTCGGAATCTCTTGGCTGAGTTAGGGTGCCGTGTCTTCTTGCGGTCGAGTAGAGGTGATGATCAGATGGCTGCCTGTGGTCAGCTTGGCAATCCCGATGTAGTCCAAGCTCCCTTGCTTCGCGTGCCCGAGCAATTCAAAATGGCAGTGGAAGTCTCTGCGTGA
- the LOC103431858 gene encoding uncharacterized protein isoform X1, with translation MDLLRAYSDQNDDELNGPEEQNQNPKSAPSSPDASPPRLLPTKSAAPNVDDTMLALTVAGANRSSTRPIDPTQHIVGFNPTYEQLWAPIYGPSHPYAKDGIAQGMRNHKLGFVEDASIEPFVFDEQYNTFHKYGYAADPSASAGYNYVGDFEALHKNDAVSVYNIPQHEQKKRKIEKRKELEENEGGDEDMDPEEVQNPASDVWLMKNKKSPWAGKKEGLPTELTEEQKKYAEEYAKKKGEEKGAGDKGEAVAEKTTFHGKEERDYQGRSWIAPPRDAKASNDHCYIPKRLVHTWSGHTKGVSAIRFFPKYGHLILSAGMDTKVKIWDVFNTGKCMRTYMGHSKAVRDICFSNDGSRFLTASYDKNIKYWDTETGQVISTFSTGKVPYVVKLNPDEDKQNVLLAGMSDKKIVQWDMNEGKINQEYDQHLGAVNTITFVDNNRRFVTSSDDKSLRVWEFGIPVVIKYISEPHMHSMPSISLHPNSNWLAAQSMDNQILIYSTREKFQLNKKKRFAGHVVAGYACQVNFSPDGRFVMSGDGEGRCWFWDWKTCKVFRTLKCHEGVCIGAAWHPLEQSKVATCGWDGLIKYWD, from the exons ATGGATCTTCTCCGAGCATACTCTGATCAAAACGACGACGAATTGAACGGGCCTGAGGAGcagaaccaaaaccctaaatccGCACCATCGTCCCCAGACGCGTCGCCGCCTCGCCTCCTCCCCACCAAGTCCGCCGCGCCCAATGTCGACGACACTATGCTGGCCCTGACGGTAGCCGGGGCCAACCGGTCTTCCACCCGCCCCATCGACCCGACCCAACACATCGTCGGCTTCAACCCAACCTACGAGCAGCTATGGGCACCAATCTACGGCCCGTCTCACCCTTACGCCAAGGACGGCATAGCCCAGGGGATGCGCAACCACAAGCTCGGCTTCGTCGAGGACGCCTCCATTGAGCCCTTCGTGTTCGACGAGCAGTACAACACTTTTCACAAGTATGGGTATGCTGCTGACCCTTCGGCATCTGCTGGGTACAATTATGTAGGTGATTTCGAGGCCTTACACAAGAATGACGCCGTTTCTGTGTATAACATTCCCCAGCACGAGCAGAAGAAGCGGAAGATTGAAAAGAGAAAGGAATTGGAGGAGAATGAGGGTGGGGATGAGGATATGGACCCGGAGGAGGTCCAGAACCCGGCTAGTGACGTGTGGTtgatgaagaataagaagaGTCCGTGGGCGGGAAAGAAGGAGGGTCTGCCGACGGAGCTGACTGAGGAGCAGAAGAAGTATGCCGAGGAGTATGCGAAGAAGAAAGGTGAGGAGAAAGGCGCTGGTGATAAGGGCGAGGCTGTGGCTGAGAAGACTACGTTTCATGGAAAAGAAGAGAGGGATTATCAGGGTAGGTCATGGATTGCGCCGCCGAGAGATGCTAAGGCATCTAATGATCACTGTTATATTCCGAAGAGGTTGGTGCACACTTGGAGCGGGCACACGAAGGGTGTGTCTGCTATTAGGTTCTTCCCTAAGTACGGGCATTTGATTCTGTCTGCCGGGATGGATACCAAGGTGAAGATTTGGGATGTTTTCAATACCGGTAAGTGTATGAGAACTTACATGGGTCACTCGAAGGCAGTTCGGGATATTTGTTTTTCTAATGATGGGAGTAGGTTCTTAACTGCTAGTTATGATAAGAATATCAAGTACTGGGATACAGAAACCGGGCAGGTGATATCTACATTCTCGACTGGGAAGGTTCCTTATGTGGTTAAGTTGAACCCGGATGAGGATAAGCAAAATGTGTTGTTGGCTGGTATGAGTGATAAGAAGATTGTTCAGTGGGATATGAATGAGGGAAAGATCAATCAAGAGTATGATCAGCATTTGGGTGCTGTGAATACAATTACATTTGTGGATAATAACCGTAGGTTTGTTACTTCCAGCGATGACAAGTCGCTTCGCGTATGGGAGTTTGGGATCCCTGTGGTTATTAAGTATATTAGTGAGCCTCACATGCATTCCATGCCATCAATTTCGCTGCACCCGAATTCCAATTGGCTTGCGGCACAGAGTATGGACAATCAGATTCTGATTTATAGCACTAGGGAGAAGTTTCAGCTCAATAAGAAGAAGAGGTTTGCCGGGCATGTCGTTGCCGGGTATGCTTGCCAAGTCAATTTCTCGCCAGATGGACGGTTTGTTATGTCAGGTGATGGTGAAGGTCGATGCTGGTTTTGGGATTGGAAGACATGCAAAGTCTTCAGAACTCTCAAATGTCATGAAGGGGTATGCATTGGGGCAGCATGGCATCCCTTGGAGCAAAGTAAAGTTGCAACATGTGGCTGGGATGGCTTAATCAAGTATTG GGACTAG
- the LOC103431858 gene encoding uncharacterized protein isoform X2, which yields MDLLRAYSDQNDDELNGPEEQNQNPKSAPSSPDASPPRLLPTKSAAPNVDDTMLALTVAGANRSSTRPIDPTQHIVGFNPTYEQLWAPIYGPSHPYAKDGIAQGMRNHKLGFVEDASIEPFVFDEQYNTFHKYGYAADPSASAGYNYVGDFEALHKNDAVSVYNIPQHEQKKRKIEKRKELEENEGGDEDMDPEEVQNPASDVWLMKNKKSPWAGKKEGLPTELTEEQKKYAEEYAKKKGEEKGAGDKGEAVAEKTTFHGKEERDYQGRSWIAPPRDAKASNDHCYIPKRLVHTWSGHTKGVSAIRFFPKYGHLILSAGMDTKVKIWDVFNTGKCMRTYMGHSKAVRDICFSNDGSRFLTASYDKNIKYWDTETGQVISTFSTGKVPYVVKLNPDEDKQNVLLAGMSDKKIVQWDMNEGKINQEYDQHLGAVNTITFVDNNRRFVTSSDDKSLRVWEFGIPVVIKYISEPHMHSMPSISLHPNSNWLAAQSMDNQILIYSTREKFQLNKKKRFAGHVVAGYACQVNFSPDGRFVMSGDGEGRCWFWDWKTCKVFRTLKCHEGVCIGAAWHPLEQSKVATCGWDGLIKYW from the coding sequence ATGGATCTTCTCCGAGCATACTCTGATCAAAACGACGACGAATTGAACGGGCCTGAGGAGcagaaccaaaaccctaaatccGCACCATCGTCCCCAGACGCGTCGCCGCCTCGCCTCCTCCCCACCAAGTCCGCCGCGCCCAATGTCGACGACACTATGCTGGCCCTGACGGTAGCCGGGGCCAACCGGTCTTCCACCCGCCCCATCGACCCGACCCAACACATCGTCGGCTTCAACCCAACCTACGAGCAGCTATGGGCACCAATCTACGGCCCGTCTCACCCTTACGCCAAGGACGGCATAGCCCAGGGGATGCGCAACCACAAGCTCGGCTTCGTCGAGGACGCCTCCATTGAGCCCTTCGTGTTCGACGAGCAGTACAACACTTTTCACAAGTATGGGTATGCTGCTGACCCTTCGGCATCTGCTGGGTACAATTATGTAGGTGATTTCGAGGCCTTACACAAGAATGACGCCGTTTCTGTGTATAACATTCCCCAGCACGAGCAGAAGAAGCGGAAGATTGAAAAGAGAAAGGAATTGGAGGAGAATGAGGGTGGGGATGAGGATATGGACCCGGAGGAGGTCCAGAACCCGGCTAGTGACGTGTGGTtgatgaagaataagaagaGTCCGTGGGCGGGAAAGAAGGAGGGTCTGCCGACGGAGCTGACTGAGGAGCAGAAGAAGTATGCCGAGGAGTATGCGAAGAAGAAAGGTGAGGAGAAAGGCGCTGGTGATAAGGGCGAGGCTGTGGCTGAGAAGACTACGTTTCATGGAAAAGAAGAGAGGGATTATCAGGGTAGGTCATGGATTGCGCCGCCGAGAGATGCTAAGGCATCTAATGATCACTGTTATATTCCGAAGAGGTTGGTGCACACTTGGAGCGGGCACACGAAGGGTGTGTCTGCTATTAGGTTCTTCCCTAAGTACGGGCATTTGATTCTGTCTGCCGGGATGGATACCAAGGTGAAGATTTGGGATGTTTTCAATACCGGTAAGTGTATGAGAACTTACATGGGTCACTCGAAGGCAGTTCGGGATATTTGTTTTTCTAATGATGGGAGTAGGTTCTTAACTGCTAGTTATGATAAGAATATCAAGTACTGGGATACAGAAACCGGGCAGGTGATATCTACATTCTCGACTGGGAAGGTTCCTTATGTGGTTAAGTTGAACCCGGATGAGGATAAGCAAAATGTGTTGTTGGCTGGTATGAGTGATAAGAAGATTGTTCAGTGGGATATGAATGAGGGAAAGATCAATCAAGAGTATGATCAGCATTTGGGTGCTGTGAATACAATTACATTTGTGGATAATAACCGTAGGTTTGTTACTTCCAGCGATGACAAGTCGCTTCGCGTATGGGAGTTTGGGATCCCTGTGGTTATTAAGTATATTAGTGAGCCTCACATGCATTCCATGCCATCAATTTCGCTGCACCCGAATTCCAATTGGCTTGCGGCACAGAGTATGGACAATCAGATTCTGATTTATAGCACTAGGGAGAAGTTTCAGCTCAATAAGAAGAAGAGGTTTGCCGGGCATGTCGTTGCCGGGTATGCTTGCCAAGTCAATTTCTCGCCAGATGGACGGTTTGTTATGTCAGGTGATGGTGAAGGTCGATGCTGGTTTTGGGATTGGAAGACATGCAAAGTCTTCAGAACTCTCAAATGTCATGAAGGGGTATGCATTGGGGCAGCATGGCATCCCTTGGAGCAAAGTAAAGTTGCAACATGTGGCTGGGATGGCTTAATCAAGTATTGGTAA
- the LOC103431859 gene encoding uncharacterized protein gives MAALAPGILLKLMDGMNTGVKPTGEHRSALLQVTDIVPADLDEKSLWPTQGFYIKVSDSSHSIYVSLPAEHNDYVLSNKMQLGQFIYVDRLEPGSPVPVVKGAKPLPGRHPLMGTPEPLMGLREKGERIEQMSNSKPTRRGSWGTGLNGTDGVSSPMVLKPVPLDFDQCTPVKERGGRNGSMSPMIRGRVGRDGGLNSGIRSSFGGGLLAKMADSKGGESPALRKSCAMPFMSKFPRSRSVSDQEPMIPISPFNSAEKKKTSTPPPRNARVGTSLSVAGDAAQKSSNSKDMNTNSQQQPQPGNLCNENSTSLCLPMNLPGRLSLLGKEAVQHRETAQKIALNALREASATDTLVRSLKMFSNLSRTAKVDAPSACFDKFLEFHHQIVQSVNDMVSIQAATSASEMTQTTPKVKQQKDKDQDDEDHSVLHEIVQNSVNSKLNLSKRRCALYKSVAAVPERSEQKTTTFEKLLRSSTHQKPKAPSTPLGKLSLETIGENDENKKPASASLSSLSNTIRLSEQIETEAGNWFMEFIEKALETGMKKSKGTTTDKDIRKVPQSLILRLINWVEVEQCDSSKRPVHPKAAQLARKLRIKVKNP, from the exons ATGGCAGCTTTGGCACCGGGAATTCTACTGAAGCTCATGGACGGAATGAACACAGGGGTCAAGCCCACCGGCGAGCACCGGAGCGCGCTTCTGCAGGTCACTGATATCGTGCCGGCGGACCTTGACGAGAAGAGTCTTTGGCCCACACAGGGCTTCTACATAAAAGTCTCCGATTCTTCCCACTCAATCTACGTCAGCCTCCCCGCCGAACACAACGACTATGTTCTCAGTAACAAAATGCAGCTGGGACAGTTTATATATGTCGACAGATTGGAGCCCGGGTCGCCAGTGCCGGTGGTGAAGGGAGCCAAACCGCTCCCTGGCCGGCATCCTCTGATGGGTACACCGGAACCTCTAATGGGGCTgagggagaagggagagaggATCGAGCAAATGTCGAATTCAAAGCCTACTAGAAGGGGGTCTTGGGGAACAGGGCTTAATGGAACTGATGGGGTTTCGTCTCCCATGGTGTTAAAGCCGGTTCCTTTGGATTTCGACCAGTGCACTCCGGTTAAAGAGCGTGGTGGAAGAAACGGGTCGATGTCTCCGATGATTAGGGGGAGAGTGGGAAGAGATGGAGGGTTGAATTCAGGCATTCGGTCTTCGTTTGGTGGTGGACTTTTGGCTAAGATGGCGGATTCGAAGGGAGGCGAAAGCCCTGCATTGCGAAAAAGCTGTGCCATGCCGTTTATGTCGAAATTTCCTAGGAGTAGAAGTGTGTCTGATCAAGAGCCAATGATCCCAATTAGTCCCTTCAACTCAGCT GAAAAAAAGAAGACCTCAACTCCACCACCGCGAAATGCAAGAGTGGGAACTTCACTCAGTGTGGCTGGAGATGCTGCACAGAAATCCTCCAACTCGAAGGACATGAACACGAACTCTCAGCAGCAGCCTCAGCCTGGTAACTTGTGCAACGAAAACAGCACTAGCCTCTGCCTCCCCATGAATTTACCAGGAAGGCTCAGCTTGCTCGGCAAA GAAGCTGTGCAGCATAGAGAGACTGCTCAGAAGATTGCCCTTAATGCACTCAGAGAGGCTTCAGCAACCGATACCCTTGTTCGATCTCTCAA GATGTTCTCAAACTTAAGCAGAACAGCTAAAGTGGATGCCCCATCAGCTTGCTTTGATAAATTCCTCGAATTCCATCACCAAATCGTCCAATCAGTTAACGATATGGTATCGATTCAAGCAGCTACTTCAGCTTCTGAAATGACTCAGACTACTCCAAAAGTTAAGCAGCAGAAAGATAAAGATCAAGATGATGAAGACCATTCCGTCTTGCACGAAATTGTTCAAAACTCCGTGAACTCAAAATTGAACCTATCGAAAAGAAGGTGCgctttgtacaaatcggttgcAGCCGTTCCTGAAAGAAGCGAGCAGAAAACGACAACGTTTGAGAAGCTCCTGAGAAGCTCTACACATCAAAAGCCGAAAGCACCATCCACTCCGCTTGGAAAGCTGAGCCTTGAAACCATTGGTGAGAACGACGAAAACAAGAAACCGGCTTCTGCTAGTTTAAGCAGCTTAAGCAACACAATCAGGTTGAGTGAGCAGATAGAAACAGAAGCTGGGAACTGGTTTATGGAGTTCATAGAGAAGGCATTGGAGACGGGGATGAAGAAATCAAAAGGCACGACAACGGATAAAGATATCCGAAAAGTGCCTCAATCTCTCATTCTTAGATTGATTAATTGGGTGGAAGTAGAACAGTGTGACAGCAGCAAGCGGCCTGTGCATCCGAAAGCAGCGCAGTTGGCTCGAAAGTTGAGGATCAAAGTGAAGAATCCTTGA